The following are encoded in a window of Pseudomonas multiresinivorans genomic DNA:
- the recD gene encoding exodeoxyribonuclease V subunit alpha produces the protein MKSTTEMLDLIGRWAERGWLRELDRAFATFLVERAPDAHPLLILAAALASHQLGRGHVCLDLDATLADSRFALSLPPEGDSAKDAPELPGVLLDGFDLDAWRAVLNDPRLVGDGPGETPLVLSGRRLYLRRYWQYEREVRAGIDQRLKQGEALRAALPAAPLRQALDALFPKKAGNVQASQGADWQKLACALVAGNAFGIVTGGPGTGKTTTVVKLLALLQSLALGEGGRPLRIRLAAPTGKAAARLNESIAGAVQRLDLSALANGEAAREAIPTEVTTLHRLLGSRPDSRQFRHHAGNPLALELLVVDEASMVDLEMMASLLAALPPRARLILLGDKDQLASVEAGAVLGELCSRAREGHYRPATRDWLQAVAGEAIDDVLIDSAGSDLDQAVAMLRHSHRFSADSGIGQLAEAVNAGDIPALRQVWKAQHEDLARIAVDAQETRSLRDLVIDGGRGGDLFGPVGYAHYLRVVSGSRPADNATQDALDAWARKVLEAHGQFQLLCALRRGPWGVEGLNTLIGELLQREGLIPSANGWFAGRPVLVTRNDYGLGLMNGDIGIALALPQTADDGSVRWVARVAFPAGDGTDAIRWILPSRLQAVETVFAMTVHKSQGSEFTHAALLLPDSLNPILTRELVYTGITRARKWLTLASAGRGWQVLEAATERRVQRASGLLGLS, from the coding sequence ATGAAGAGCACCACTGAAATGCTCGATCTGATCGGCCGCTGGGCCGAGCGCGGCTGGCTGCGCGAGCTGGACCGCGCCTTCGCGACCTTCCTCGTCGAGCGCGCGCCGGATGCCCATCCGCTGCTGATTCTCGCCGCCGCCCTGGCCAGCCACCAGCTCGGCCGCGGGCACGTCTGCCTCGACCTGGATGCGACGCTGGCCGACAGCCGTTTCGCCCTGTCGCTGCCGCCCGAAGGCGACTCCGCCAAGGACGCGCCGGAGCTGCCCGGCGTACTGCTGGACGGCTTCGATCTCGATGCCTGGCGCGCGGTGCTGAACGATCCGCGCTTGGTCGGCGACGGCCCGGGTGAAACGCCGCTGGTGTTGTCCGGGCGCCGCTTGTATCTGCGCCGCTACTGGCAGTACGAGCGGGAAGTCCGCGCCGGCATCGACCAGCGCCTGAAGCAGGGCGAGGCGCTGCGGGCCGCGTTGCCCGCCGCGCCACTTCGTCAGGCCCTGGACGCTCTGTTCCCGAAGAAGGCCGGCAATGTTCAGGCGAGCCAGGGGGCGGACTGGCAGAAGCTCGCCTGCGCACTGGTCGCCGGCAACGCCTTCGGCATCGTCACCGGCGGCCCCGGCACCGGCAAGACGACCACCGTGGTGAAGCTGCTCGCCCTGCTGCAAAGCCTGGCACTGGGGGAGGGCGGCCGCCCGCTGCGCATCCGCCTTGCCGCGCCCACCGGCAAGGCCGCTGCGCGCCTGAACGAATCCATCGCTGGCGCCGTGCAGCGCCTTGACCTCTCCGCCCTGGCCAATGGCGAAGCGGCGCGGGAGGCGATCCCCACCGAAGTCACCACGCTGCACCGCCTGCTAGGAAGCCGCCCGGACAGCCGCCAGTTCCGCCACCACGCCGGCAACCCGCTGGCACTGGAGCTGCTGGTGGTGGACGAAGCCTCGATGGTCGACCTGGAGATGATGGCCTCGCTGCTTGCCGCACTGCCGCCGCGTGCGCGGCTGATCCTGCTGGGCGACAAGGACCAGCTGGCCTCGGTGGAAGCCGGCGCGGTGCTCGGCGAGTTGTGCAGCCGCGCCCGTGAAGGCCATTACCGCCCGGCCACTCGCGACTGGCTGCAAGCCGTGGCCGGCGAAGCCATCGACGACGTGCTGATCGACAGCGCCGGCAGCGACCTCGACCAGGCCGTGGCCATGCTCCGTCACAGCCACCGCTTCAGCGCCGACAGTGGCATCGGTCAATTGGCTGAAGCGGTCAACGCCGGTGATATCCCGGCCCTGCGCCAGGTGTGGAAGGCGCAGCACGAAGACCTCGCCCGTATCGCCGTGGATGCCCAGGAAACCCGCAGCCTGCGCGATCTGGTGATCGACGGCGGGCGCGGCGGCGACCTCTTCGGCCCGGTCGGCTACGCCCACTACCTGCGCGTGGTCAGCGGCTCGCGCCCGGCGGACAACGCCACTCAGGACGCACTGGATGCCTGGGCAAGGAAGGTGCTGGAAGCCCACGGCCAGTTCCAGCTGCTCTGCGCATTGCGTCGCGGGCCCTGGGGCGTGGAAGGATTGAACACGCTGATCGGCGAGCTGCTGCAACGCGAAGGGCTGATTCCTTCGGCGAACGGCTGGTTCGCCGGTCGGCCGGTGCTGGTTACTCGCAACGACTACGGCCTGGGCCTGATGAACGGCGATATCGGCATCGCCCTGGCGTTGCCGCAGACGGCCGACGATGGTTCGGTGCGCTGGGTGGCGCGCGTGGCCTTCCCGGCGGGCGACGGCACCGACGCCATCCGCTGGATCCTGCCCAGCCGCCTGCAGGCGGTGGAAACCGTGTTCGCCATGACCGTGCACAAGTCCCAGGGCTCGGAGTTCACCCACGCCGCGCTGCTGCTGCCCGACAGCCTCAACCCCATCCTCACCCGCGAGCTGGTCTACACCGGCATTACCCGCGCACGGAAGTGGTTAACCCTGGCCAGTGCCGGGCGTGGCTGGCAGGTGCTGGAGGCGGCCACGGAGCGGCGGGTGCAGCGGGCGAGTGGGTTGCTGGGCCTCTCATGA
- the recB gene encoding exodeoxyribonuclease V subunit beta, whose product MSAVELKPLEFPLHGSRLIEASAGTGKTFTIALLYVRLVLDHGGEQAAFGRPLSPPEILVVTFTEAATQELRERIRARLGEAARCFAEPEQKHDGLLVKLRDSYAPERWPGCARLLRLAAEWMDEAAVSTIHSWCYRMLREHAFDSGSLFTQDLAADQSELLAEAVRDYWRRNFYPLDVAAANAVRHCYAGPEALARALQPLLAAQEAGFRYADQPLTAPASLSELLETTGQFYDELDAAETRAREAWAADRAGVAELLRNLRGDLNGNSYRGKDDDSVFAGWIEALDAWSEGADAPDNLAKFGQTRIKVKAKAVVPEHPALLAIDAWVERAEQRPEIAPQLLLHALNEVRHNLEAEKQKRAELGFDDLLVRLDRALAGSGGERLAERIREQFPVALIDEFQDTDPLQYRIFERVYRIAENPRSLGLFMIGDPKQAIYAFRGADIHTYLRARAATAGRHYTLGTNYRSTLAMVEAANRCFLFAESHPRAAFRFAVEGQENPVPFLEVGARGRDETLLLEGAEAPAMTFWQLDNDGQVCGSTLYRQEMAARSASAIQRWLSSPQSGFRDAEGQWRALRPADIAILVRGRSEAEAIRGELARRRLASVYLSDRDSVFDSPEAVDLLHWLRACADPGDDGALRIALATRSLALDWATLERLNQDERFWEAMVLRFRDYRLLWQQQGVLPMLRRLLADFALPARLLRETDGERSLTNLLHLAEWLQREAVEVDGEHALLRVLAEQLESPTSEEILRLESDADLIKVVTIHKSKGLEYPLVLLPFICTWRELDGKSGTPPSFQSGESRVVELSRDKEQAKAAFQQANDERLSEDMRLLYVALTRARHAVWLGMAPLVMSNSKNPELHKGAMGYLLGGGNALSVEGVTARLGDLQAGALEIALEPAPEIGTELFVGAQAGELGAAREPRRRVAEKWWIASYSALATLATEDDSDIAPAPAAAEPISASEDLLRESSLEDLREVEVVPAPFSLHAFPRGANPGSFLHGLLEWAADENFDVDEEPLRDQIARRCALRGWEEWIEPLTGWLGQYLRTAFRVPDAAPVSLAGLATFQKEMEFWFATRNVDSQRLDAAVIRHTLGGVARPTLQANLLNGMLKGFIDLVFEHEGRYYVADYKSNWLGADDEAYTQEALREALLEHRYDLQYALYLFALHRLLQARLPDYDYDRHIGGAMYLFLRGSSSATQGMYLERPPKALMDELDRLFRAEVPA is encoded by the coding sequence ATGAGCGCGGTCGAGCTGAAGCCTCTCGAATTTCCGCTGCACGGCAGCCGGCTGATCGAGGCCAGCGCTGGTACCGGCAAGACTTTCACCATTGCGCTGCTCTACGTGCGCCTGGTCCTCGACCATGGCGGCGAACAGGCTGCCTTTGGCCGGCCATTGAGCCCGCCGGAAATCCTCGTGGTGACCTTCACCGAAGCCGCGACCCAGGAATTGCGTGAACGCATCCGCGCGCGCCTGGGCGAGGCCGCGCGCTGCTTCGCCGAGCCCGAGCAGAAGCACGACGGCCTGCTGGTGAAGCTGCGCGACAGCTATGCGCCCGAGCGCTGGCCCGGCTGCGCACGCCTGCTGCGCCTGGCTGCCGAATGGATGGATGAGGCTGCTGTCTCGACCATCCACAGCTGGTGCTACCGCATGCTGCGCGAGCACGCCTTCGACAGTGGCAGCCTGTTCACCCAGGACCTCGCTGCCGACCAGAGCGAATTGCTCGCCGAAGCGGTGCGTGACTACTGGCGGCGCAACTTCTACCCATTGGATGTGGCGGCGGCCAACGCCGTGCGCCATTGCTACGCCGGCCCCGAAGCCCTGGCCCGCGCCCTGCAACCGCTGCTGGCGGCGCAGGAAGCCGGCTTCCGCTATGCCGATCAACCGTTGACCGCCCCGGCCTCCCTCAGCGAGCTGCTGGAGACCACCGGCCAGTTCTACGACGAACTCGACGCCGCCGAGACACGCGCCCGCGAAGCCTGGGCGGCGGACCGCGCCGGCGTCGCCGAGCTGCTGCGCAACCTGCGTGGCGACCTCAACGGCAACAGTTATCGCGGCAAGGATGACGACAGCGTCTTTGCCGGCTGGATCGAAGCGCTGGACGCCTGGAGCGAAGGCGCCGATGCGCCGGACAACCTCGCCAAGTTCGGCCAGACGCGGATCAAAGTGAAGGCCAAGGCCGTGGTGCCGGAACACCCTGCGCTGCTGGCCATCGACGCCTGGGTCGAGCGCGCCGAGCAGCGCCCGGAGATCGCCCCGCAATTGCTGCTGCATGCGCTGAATGAAGTGCGGCATAACCTTGAAGCGGAGAAGCAGAAGCGCGCCGAACTGGGCTTCGACGACCTGCTGGTGCGCCTCGACCGCGCCCTGGCCGGCAGCGGCGGCGAGCGCCTGGCCGAGCGTATCCGCGAGCAGTTCCCGGTGGCGCTGATCGACGAATTCCAGGACACCGACCCGCTGCAGTACCGCATCTTCGAGCGCGTCTACCGCATTGCCGAGAACCCCCGGAGCCTTGGCCTGTTCATGATCGGCGACCCCAAGCAGGCGATCTATGCCTTTCGTGGCGCCGACATCCACACCTACCTGCGCGCCCGCGCCGCCACCGCCGGGCGCCACTACACGCTGGGCACCAACTACCGCTCCACGCTGGCGATGGTCGAAGCGGCCAACCGCTGTTTCCTCTTCGCCGAAAGTCATCCGCGCGCGGCGTTCCGCTTTGCCGTGGAAGGGCAGGAAAACCCCGTGCCCTTCCTCGAAGTCGGCGCGCGCGGGCGTGACGAGACGCTGCTGCTCGAGGGTGCCGAAGCACCGGCCATGACCTTCTGGCAATTGGACAATGATGGCCAGGTCTGCGGCTCCACGCTGTATCGCCAGGAGATGGCCGCGCGCAGCGCCAGCGCCATCCAGCGCTGGCTGAGCTCCCCGCAGAGCGGCTTCCGCGATGCCGAGGGGCAATGGCGCGCGCTGCGCCCGGCGGACATCGCCATCCTCGTGCGCGGTCGCAGCGAGGCCGAGGCCATCCGCGGCGAACTGGCCAGGCGCCGGCTCGCCAGCGTCTACCTGTCCGACCGCGACTCGGTGTTCGACAGCCCCGAGGCTGTCGACCTGCTGCACTGGCTGCGCGCCTGCGCCGACCCCGGCGACGATGGCGCCCTGCGCATCGCCCTGGCCACCCGCAGCCTGGCGCTGGACTGGGCGACCCTGGAGCGGCTGAACCAGGACGAGCGCTTCTGGGAAGCCATGGTGCTGCGCTTCCGTGACTATCGCCTGCTCTGGCAACAGCAGGGCGTGTTGCCGATGCTGCGCCGCCTGCTCGCCGACTTCGCCCTGCCGGCGCGACTGCTGCGCGAGACCGATGGCGAGCGCAGCCTGACCAACCTGCTGCACCTGGCCGAATGGCTGCAGCGCGAGGCCGTGGAAGTGGACGGCGAACATGCGCTGCTGCGGGTGCTCGCCGAACAGCTGGAGAGCCCGACGAGCGAAGAAATCCTCCGCCTGGAAAGCGACGCCGACCTGATCAAGGTGGTGACCATCCACAAGTCCAAGGGCCTGGAGTACCCGTTGGTACTGCTGCCCTTCATCTGCACCTGGCGCGAGCTGGACGGCAAGAGCGGCACGCCGCCGAGCTTCCAGTCCGGCGAATCGCGGGTCGTCGAGTTGTCCCGCGACAAGGAGCAGGCCAAGGCGGCCTTCCAGCAGGCCAACGACGAGCGCCTGAGCGAGGACATGCGCCTGCTCTACGTGGCACTGACCCGCGCACGCCACGCCGTGTGGCTGGGCATGGCGCCGCTGGTGATGAGCAACAGCAAGAACCCGGAGTTGCACAAGGGCGCCATGGGTTACCTGCTCGGTGGCGGCAACGCGCTGAGCGTCGAGGGCGTGACCGCGCGACTGGGCGATTTGCAGGCAGGAGCGCTGGAGATCGCCCTGGAGCCGGCGCCGGAGATCGGCACCGAACTCTTCGTCGGCGCACAGGCCGGTGAACTGGGCGCCGCCCGTGAACCGCGCCGCCGGGTGGCGGAGAAATGGTGGATCGCCAGCTACTCCGCCCTGGCGACACTGGCCACCGAGGACGACAGCGACATCGCGCCCGCGCCAGCTGCCGCTGAGCCGATCAGCGCCAGTGAAGACCTGTTGCGCGAAAGCAGCCTGGAAGACTTGCGCGAGGTGGAAGTCGTCCCGGCACCTTTCAGCCTGCACGCCTTCCCCCGCGGCGCGAATCCCGGCAGCTTCCTCCATGGTTTGCTGGAGTGGGCCGCCGACGAAAACTTCGACGTCGATGAAGAACCGCTGCGTGACCAGATCGCCCGGCGCTGCGCCCTGCGCGGCTGGGAGGAGTGGATCGAACCGCTCACCGGCTGGCTCGGGCAATACCTGCGCACGGCTTTCCGCGTGCCCGACGCGGCGCCGGTCAGCCTGGCCGGGCTGGCGACGTTCCAGAAGGAAATGGAGTTCTGGTTCGCCACCCGCAACGTCGACAGCCAGCGCCTGGATGCCGCCGTGATTCGCCATACGCTGGGCGGCGTGGCGCGGCCGACGCTGCAGGCGAACCTGCTCAACGGCATGCTCAAGGGCTTCATCGACCTGGTGTTCGAGCACGAAGGCCGCTACTACGTGGCCGACTACAAATCCAACTGGCTGGGCGCCGACGATGAGGCCTACACGCAGGAGGCGTTGCGCGAAGCCCTGCTGGAGCACCGCTACGACCTGCAGTACGCGCTCTACCTGTTCGCCCTTCACCGACTGTTGCAGGCGCGCCTGCCCGACTACGACTACGACCGCCACATCGGAGGCGCGATGTACCTGTTCCTGCGCGGCAGTTCCTCGGCGACCCAGGGCATGTACCTGGAACGCCCGCCGAAGGCGCTGATGGACGAGCTGGACCGCCTGTTCCGCGCGGAGGTGCCGGCATGA
- the recC gene encoding exodeoxyribonuclease V subunit gamma — MSEQRLTPGLMVIHGNHPEALRDLLVQWMSLHPLAPLENEVILVQSNGIAQWLKLALGRDVEEGGCGVTAALDVQLPAQFLWRAYRGALGRDEIPEVSVLDKGPLTWRLMRLLPTLLEQGEFATLQRFLADDADLRKRHQLAERLADLFDQYQVYRADWLEDWSRGVDQLRLANGTVKELDADNRWQAALWRALLDDVGAEGLATSRAGVHGRFIQKLKSAENPLPGLPRRVVVFGISAMPAQTVEALAVLARHAQVLLCVHNPCRHHWADIVADKDLLRHEYRRQRRRAGTPELLSDDQQHQYAQPLLAAWGKQGRDYINLLDQYDDPETYRARLGAVSNGRIDLFSEVEPTNLLGQLQDDILELRPINETREHWPAVDPQADDSVRFHVAHSAQREVEILHDQLLARFDADPTLRPRDVIVMVPDINPYAPHIEAVFDQLPRDDKRFIPYTLADQGQRGREPLLVALEHLLRLPDSRFAVSEILDLLDVAAVRARFGLADADLPLLRRWIDGAGVRWGLDGQQRERLGLPSAAEANSWRFGLRRMLLGFAVGEGEAFQGIQPYAEIGGLDAAALGPLAGLLGALEKACDLLAEEAAPAIWVQRLRTLLEDFFQVTDDHDELLRQQLLQLLEGWLETCGHAGFSDPLPLSVVREAWLSGLDAGGLNQRFLAGAVSFCTLMPMRAIPFQLVCLLGMNDGDYPRPQSPLDFDLMRNDYRPGDRSRREDDRYLLLEALLSARRQLYVSWVGRSIRDNSERPPSVLVGQLRDHLAAGWHNADGGDLLHGLTLEHPLQPFSRAYFDAPSAHGVDGLYTYAREWRDVHREHHGETDAAPLPPPALDAPIGLRVLADFLANPVGAFFLQRLKVRFAEEQLTGQDEEPFELNGLDVWQLQFELCERLRPWVEQHWQADQLAAQLTGQVERLRREGRLPLAAFGDFSAQALVAPLHDLLARYREQLEHWSQVEEEQRELNHEHAGIELADWLGGLRRNADGKLASLQLVSGKLHEGKGYKWHGLVRPWVRHLALQLCGEPVTSVLVGLTGTLEFPPLPAQDARAELDALLDAWFQGMSRPLPVACKAAFAWLAAGEDEDRAAREAAKRYDGGFNLSGEAASSAALARVYPDFATLNASEEFAAWAEALYGPLFAILQRKEEAQ; from the coding sequence ATGAGCGAGCAGCGACTGACCCCCGGCCTGATGGTGATCCACGGCAACCATCCGGAAGCGCTGCGCGACCTGCTGGTGCAGTGGATGAGCCTGCATCCGCTGGCGCCGCTGGAGAACGAAGTCATCCTGGTGCAGAGCAACGGCATCGCCCAGTGGCTGAAGCTGGCGCTGGGGCGTGATGTGGAGGAGGGCGGTTGTGGCGTCACCGCCGCGCTCGACGTGCAACTGCCGGCGCAGTTCCTCTGGCGCGCCTATCGCGGTGCGCTGGGCCGCGACGAAATCCCCGAGGTCTCGGTACTCGACAAGGGCCCGCTGACCTGGCGCCTGATGCGCCTGCTGCCGACCCTGCTGGAGCAGGGCGAGTTTGCCACCCTGCAGCGCTTCCTCGCCGACGATGCCGACCTGCGCAAGCGCCACCAACTGGCCGAGCGCCTGGCCGACCTGTTCGACCAGTACCAGGTGTACCGCGCCGACTGGCTGGAAGACTGGAGCCGCGGCGTCGATCAGCTGCGTCTGGCCAACGGCACCGTGAAGGAACTGGACGCTGACAACCGCTGGCAGGCCGCCCTGTGGCGCGCGCTGCTCGACGACGTCGGTGCCGAGGGGCTGGCTACCAGCCGTGCCGGCGTGCATGGCCGCTTTATCCAGAAACTCAAGTCCGCCGAGAACCCGCTGCCGGGATTGCCGCGCCGCGTGGTGGTGTTCGGTATCTCCGCGATGCCCGCGCAGACCGTCGAGGCGCTTGCCGTGCTGGCGCGCCACGCCCAGGTACTGCTCTGCGTGCACAACCCCTGCCGCCACCACTGGGCCGATATCGTCGCCGACAAGGACCTGCTGCGCCACGAATACCGCCGCCAGCGCCGCCGCGCCGGCACCCCGGAACTGCTCTCCGACGACCAGCAGCACCAGTACGCCCAGCCGTTGCTGGCCGCCTGGGGCAAGCAGGGGCGCGACTACATCAACCTGCTCGACCAGTACGACGACCCGGAAACCTACCGCGCGCGCCTGGGTGCGGTGAGCAATGGGCGAATCGACCTGTTCAGCGAGGTCGAGCCGACGAACCTGCTCGGCCAGCTGCAGGACGACATCCTCGAACTGCGGCCGATCAACGAAACCCGCGAGCACTGGCCGGCGGTCGACCCGCAGGCCGACGACTCGGTGCGCTTCCACGTCGCCCACAGCGCCCAGCGCGAAGTGGAAATCCTCCACGACCAACTGCTCGCCCGCTTCGACGCCGACCCGACATTGCGCCCGCGCGACGTGATCGTCATGGTCCCGGACATCAACCCCTACGCGCCGCACATCGAAGCGGTGTTCGACCAATTGCCGCGCGACGACAAACGCTTCATCCCCTACACCCTGGCTGACCAGGGCCAGCGCGGCCGCGAGCCGCTGCTGGTGGCGCTGGAACATCTGCTGCGTCTGCCCGACAGCCGCTTTGCCGTGAGTGAAATCCTCGACCTGCTGGACGTCGCCGCCGTCCGCGCGCGCTTTGGCCTGGCCGACGCCGACCTGCCGCTGCTGCGCCGCTGGATCGACGGCGCCGGCGTGCGCTGGGGCCTCGACGGCCAGCAGCGCGAACGCCTCGGCCTGCCCTCCGCCGCCGAGGCCAACAGCTGGCGCTTCGGCCTTCGGCGCATGCTGCTGGGCTTTGCGGTGGGCGAGGGCGAGGCCTTCCAGGGCATCCAGCCCTATGCGGAAATCGGCGGACTCGACGCCGCCGCGCTCGGTCCATTGGCCGGGTTGCTTGGCGCGCTGGAAAAGGCCTGCGACCTGCTCGCCGAGGAAGCGGCCCCCGCTATCTGGGTACAGCGCCTGCGTACCCTGCTGGAAGACTTCTTCCAGGTCACCGATGACCACGATGAACTGCTGCGCCAGCAACTCCTGCAACTGCTCGAAGGCTGGCTGGAAACCTGCGGCCATGCTGGCTTCAGCGATCCGCTGCCGCTCTCGGTGGTGCGCGAGGCGTGGCTCAGCGGCCTGGATGCCGGCGGCCTGAACCAGCGCTTCCTCGCCGGCGCGGTGAGCTTCTGCACCCTGATGCCGATGCGTGCGATTCCCTTCCAACTGGTCTGCCTGCTCGGCATGAACGACGGCGACTACCCGCGCCCGCAGTCGCCGCTGGATTTCGACCTGATGCGCAACGACTACCGCCCCGGCGACCGTTCGCGCCGCGAGGACGACCGTTACCTGCTGCTCGAAGCGCTGCTCTCGGCGCGCCGCCAGCTCTACGTCAGCTGGGTCGGCCGAAGCATCCGCGACAACAGCGAAAGGCCGCCGTCGGTGCTGGTCGGCCAGTTGCGCGACCACCTCGCCGCGGGCTGGCACAACGCTGACGGCGGCGACCTGCTGCACGGCCTGACCCTGGAGCATCCACTGCAGCCTTTCAGCCGCGCCTATTTCGATGCGCCATCCGCGCACGGTGTCGATGGCCTCTACACCTACGCTCGCGAGTGGCGTGATGTGCACCGCGAACACCACGGCGAGACGGATGCAGCTCCGCTGCCGCCGCCTGCGCTGGATGCGCCCATCGGCCTGCGCGTGCTCGCCGATTTCCTCGCCAATCCGGTCGGCGCCTTCTTCCTGCAGCGCCTCAAGGTGCGCTTCGCCGAGGAGCAACTGACCGGTCAGGACGAAGAGCCCTTCGAGCTGAATGGGCTGGACGTCTGGCAGCTGCAATTCGAACTCTGCGAGCGCCTGCGTCCGTGGGTCGAGCAGCACTGGCAGGCCGATCAACTGGCCGCGCAACTCACCGGCCAGGTCGAACGCCTGCGCCGCGAAGGAAGGCTGCCGCTGGCGGCCTTCGGCGACTTCTCCGCCCAGGCGTTGGTGGCGCCGCTGCACGATCTGCTGGCCCGCTACCGTGAGCAACTGGAGCACTGGTCGCAGGTGGAAGAGGAGCAGCGCGAGCTCAACCACGAGCATGCCGGCATCGAACTGGCCGACTGGCTCGGTGGCCTGCGCCGCAACGCCGATGGCAAGCTCGCCAGCCTGCAGCTGGTCAGCGGCAAGCTTCACGAGGGCAAGGGCTACAAATGGCACGGGCTGGTGCGCCCATGGGTGCGCCATCTTGCGCTGCAACTGTGCGGCGAGCCGGTGACCAGCGTGCTGGTCGGCCTGACCGGTACCCTGGAATTCCCACCGCTGCCGGCGCAGGACGCGCGCGCCGAACTGGACGCGTTGCTGGACGCCTGGTTCCAGGGCATGAGCCGCCCGCTGCCGGTGGCGTGCAAGGCCGCCTTCGCCTGGCTGGCCGCCGGGGAAGATGAGGATCGTGCCGCCCGCGAAGCCGCCAAGCGCTATGACGGCGGCTTCAACCTGAGTGGCGAGGCTGCTTCGTCGGCAGCGCTGGCGCGGGTCTATCCGGATTTCGCCACGCTCAATGCGAGCGAGGAATTCGCCGCCTGGGCCGAGGCCTTGTACGGGCCGCTGTTCGCGATTCTGCAGCGCAAGGAGGAAGCGCAATGA
- the ppk2 gene encoding polyphosphate kinase 2, producing the protein MGNKSKAKNPAPEQTGKMKNKDYEEHLRKLSVELVKLQQWVVQKGLKVCIIFEGRDGAGKGGTIKALTERVSPRVFRVVALPTPTEREKSQLYAQRYIRHLPSAGEVVIFDRSWYNRAGVERVMGFCTEEQADKFLAVTPLFERMLTESGIILLKFWLEVSPEEQERRLKDRITDGRKIWKLSPMDVKSFTRWDEYTRARDLMFAATDSPWAPWIVAPSEDKKRVRLNVISHVLKHVPYKEIPREEVKLPKRGKIGKYKSPDYPIHYIEEKF; encoded by the coding sequence ATGGGCAATAAGAGCAAAGCGAAGAACCCGGCTCCCGAACAGACCGGGAAGATGAAGAACAAGGATTACGAAGAGCACCTGCGCAAGCTGTCGGTTGAGCTGGTCAAGCTGCAGCAATGGGTGGTGCAGAAGGGCCTGAAGGTCTGCATCATCTTCGAGGGGCGCGACGGCGCCGGCAAAGGCGGCACCATCAAGGCGCTCACCGAGCGCGTCAGCCCGCGGGTGTTCCGCGTGGTAGCGTTGCCTACGCCCACCGAAAGGGAGAAATCCCAGCTCTACGCCCAGCGCTACATCCGCCACCTGCCGTCGGCCGGTGAAGTGGTGATCTTCGACCGCAGCTGGTACAACCGCGCCGGGGTCGAGCGGGTAATGGGCTTCTGCACCGAGGAGCAGGCCGACAAGTTCCTGGCCGTGACCCCGCTGTTCGAGCGCATGCTCACCGAGTCGGGGATCATCCTGCTGAAGTTCTGGCTGGAGGTCAGCCCCGAGGAGCAGGAGCGTCGCCTCAAGGACCGCATCACCGACGGCCGCAAGATCTGGAAGCTCTCGCCCATGGACGTGAAGTCCTTCACCCGCTGGGACGAGTACACCCGCGCCCGCGACCTGATGTTCGCCGCTACCGACTCGCCCTGGGCGCCCTGGATCGTGGCCCCTTCCGAGGACAAGAAGCGCGTGCGCCTGAACGTCATCAGCCACGTCCTCAAACACGTGCCATACAAGGAAATCCCGCGTGAGGAAGTGAAGCTGCCCAAGCGCGGCAAGATCGGCAAGTACAAGAGCCCCGACTATCCGATCCACTACATCGAAGAGAAATTCTGA
- a CDS encoding LysR substrate-binding domain-containing protein produces the protein MSALPPLSALRSFEAVARLGSVTLAASELHVTHSAISQQVRQLESLLGITLLQREGRGLRLSEEGRLYALQIRGALRDIAEATRLAKARPGEDELVVALTPSFGQKWLLPRLPGFRATYPQYRLRLLASLEVMDLRQGMADVAIRIGQGHWEGLAQEYLFEDEVVVVAAPDFNGGQLPRNPEEILRCPRITGFESWLDWCQAAGVAVPHEPAEFVVNDSNLSIEAVRMGQGIGLERRSLVAAALESGELVALSDLRVPYGFPYWLVWPEREAAQAKVAAFAGWLGAEVKGYLSAIA, from the coding sequence ATGAGCGCATTGCCACCGCTCTCCGCCCTGCGCAGCTTCGAAGCCGTCGCCAGGCTTGGCAGCGTGACCCTCGCCGCCAGTGAGCTGCACGTCACCCACTCGGCCATCAGCCAGCAGGTGCGCCAGCTGGAGAGCCTGCTGGGCATCACCCTGCTGCAGCGCGAAGGCCGGGGTCTGCGGCTGAGTGAGGAGGGCCGCCTGTATGCCCTGCAGATTCGCGGCGCGCTGCGCGATATCGCCGAGGCGACTCGCCTGGCGAAGGCCCGACCGGGGGAGGACGAACTGGTGGTGGCGCTCACGCCGTCCTTCGGGCAGAAATGGCTGCTGCCACGCCTGCCCGGATTTCGTGCGACTTATCCACAGTACCGCCTGCGCCTGCTCGCCAGCCTGGAGGTGATGGACCTGCGCCAGGGTATGGCCGACGTGGCGATCCGCATTGGCCAGGGGCACTGGGAAGGGCTCGCGCAGGAGTATCTGTTCGAGGACGAAGTGGTGGTCGTCGCCGCGCCGGATTTCAACGGCGGCCAGTTGCCCCGCAATCCCGAGGAAATCCTTCGCTGTCCGCGTATCACCGGCTTCGAATCCTGGCTGGACTGGTGCCAGGCGGCAGGCGTGGCGGTACCCCACGAGCCAGCGGAGTTCGTGGTGAACGACTCCAACCTGAGTATCGAGGCCGTGCGCATGGGTCAGGGCATCGGCCTCGAGCGGCGCAGCCTGGTGGCCGCTGCGCTGGAAAGCGGCGAGCTGGTGGCGCTGAGCGACCTGCGCGTGCCCTACGGCTTTCCCTACTGGCTGGTATGGCCCGAGCGCGAGGCGGCTCAGGCCAAGGTGGCGGCCTTTGCCGGGTGGCTGGGCGCGGAGGTCAAGGGTTACCTGAGCGCCATTGCCTGA